A region of Chitinophaga horti DNA encodes the following proteins:
- a CDS encoding exonuclease domain-containing protein: MYAIVDIETTGGHASASGITEVAIFISDGIRVVDQYQTLINPGVKIPTYITALTGITNEMVADAPYFEDVAGEIFALLKDHIFVAHHVNFDYSFLKFHLAHYGYDLNTKKLCTVRLGRKIFPGFPSYSLGNLCRSLQIPILNRHRAGGDAEATAKLFAMLVEADANGAIAAALKPSSKEHFLPPNLPVEQVRALPGQPGVYYFHDEKGKVIYVGKAKNISKRVNSHFTGNNAGRQRQEFLRNIHSISYEATGTELMAFILESLEIKRLWPAYNYSQKRIEARFGFYLFEDQQGYLRLAIEKRRKHTAPIYSFNLMVDGRNRLKSLVTKFELCPRLCFLQTDPNCVGRAEHTCHGACDKEEAPETYNNRVLEAIQHLQDEQPSYIIMGNGRGVGEQSCILMERGRFYGMGYLTREVQITSIDGLKDYLTPYPENEYILNLIRQYAVTKGLASLTA; encoded by the coding sequence ATGTATGCAATTGTCGATATAGAAACTACGGGAGGGCACGCGAGTGCCAGCGGTATAACGGAAGTGGCTATTTTTATCTCGGATGGCATAAGGGTGGTAGATCAATACCAGACCCTGATTAATCCCGGCGTAAAAATCCCTACATATATTACGGCCCTCACCGGTATCACCAACGAAATGGTGGCGGATGCGCCTTATTTTGAGGATGTGGCGGGCGAGATATTTGCCCTGCTAAAAGACCATATCTTTGTCGCACATCACGTCAACTTCGATTACTCGTTCCTGAAATTTCACCTGGCACATTACGGTTACGACCTCAATACGAAGAAGTTATGTACCGTAAGGCTGGGCCGTAAAATATTCCCCGGTTTCCCTTCGTACAGCCTGGGCAACCTTTGCCGTTCGCTGCAAATTCCTATCCTTAACCGGCACCGCGCCGGTGGCGATGCGGAAGCGACGGCCAAACTGTTCGCCATGTTGGTGGAAGCGGACGCGAACGGCGCTATTGCCGCTGCGTTAAAACCAAGCTCCAAAGAACATTTTCTGCCGCCCAACCTGCCGGTGGAACAGGTGCGCGCCTTACCCGGACAACCGGGCGTGTACTACTTCCACGATGAAAAAGGAAAGGTGATCTATGTAGGAAAGGCCAAAAACATCAGCAAACGCGTCAACAGCCATTTTACGGGCAACAATGCGGGCAGGCAACGCCAGGAGTTCCTGCGTAATATTCACAGCATCAGTTACGAGGCCACCGGTACCGAGCTGATGGCGTTTATCCTCGAATCGCTGGAGATCAAACGCCTGTGGCCCGCATACAACTATTCACAAAAACGCATCGAGGCGCGTTTCGGCTTTTACCTGTTCGAAGACCAGCAGGGATATCTGCGCCTGGCCATCGAAAAGCGCCGCAAACACACCGCGCCGATATACAGCTTCAACCTGATGGTAGATGGCCGCAACCGCCTGAAATCATTGGTAACAAAGTTCGAATTGTGCCCACGTCTTTGTTTCCTGCAAACGGATCCTAACTGCGTAGGCCGTGCCGAACATACCTGCCATGGCGCCTGCGACAAGGAAGAGGCGCCGGAAACGTACAACAACCGCGTGCTGGAAGCAATCCAACACCTGCAGGACGAGCAGCCCTCGTACATCATTATGGGCAACGGCCGCGGCGTAGGCGAACAAAGCTGCATCCTCATGGAGCGCGGCCGCTTCTACGGCATGGGCTACCTCACACGCGAAGTACAAATCACCAGCATCGACGGACTCAAAGACTATCTCACACCTTACCCAGAAAATGAGTACATCCTCAATCTTATCCGCCAATACGCGGTAACAAAGGGTTTAGCGAGTTTAACTGCTTAG
- a CDS encoding MBL fold metallo-hydrolase yields MKIQQFEDRPLAHYSYAILSETEAEVILVDPSRDITPYLHFAAANNARITAVIETHPHADFVSGHLELHRHTGATIYISRRAGASYPHTTFDEGDEISIGELKLKALNTPGHSPDSICIVLELQSQPVAVFTGDTLFVGDCGRPDLREHAGNITADRHHLAGEMYHSLRDKLALLPDNVTVYPAHGAGSLCGKALGKERSSTIGTEKASNWALQEMSKAQFINELTSEQPFVPAYFPYDVAMNLKGAEGLTTALRQVPMAAVEVDTDKGLTIIDARPAKLFKQGYLAGAINLQDGNGFETWLGTLVKPCTEFYLVAESREKLQALAARAAKIGYEPFIRQAFVLQPPAHMEPLDIEHLQENENDYTIVDVRNASEAATQPIFLNAINIPLSELPDRVGLIPAGKPVVVHCAAGYRSAAGSSIIANALRSKTVVYDLGEAIKQFSAPVLQ; encoded by the coding sequence ATGAAAATACAACAGTTCGAAGACCGGCCACTGGCACACTATTCCTACGCCATCCTCAGCGAAACCGAAGCAGAAGTCATACTCGTAGACCCTTCCCGCGATATCACACCTTACCTTCATTTTGCCGCTGCGAACAACGCACGCATTACAGCGGTGATAGAAACGCATCCGCATGCAGACTTTGTAAGCGGTCACCTGGAGCTGCATCGCCACACAGGTGCAACGATCTACATATCCCGCAGGGCAGGCGCGAGTTACCCGCATACGACTTTCGATGAGGGGGACGAGATCAGCATCGGGGAATTAAAATTAAAAGCCCTCAATACACCCGGCCACTCGCCGGACAGCATCTGCATTGTACTGGAGCTGCAATCCCAACCGGTAGCCGTATTTACCGGAGACACGCTTTTCGTAGGCGATTGCGGCCGGCCCGATCTCCGCGAGCACGCCGGTAATATCACCGCCGATCGCCACCACCTGGCGGGCGAAATGTATCATTCCCTTCGTGATAAACTCGCCTTGCTGCCCGATAACGTAACGGTCTATCCCGCCCACGGTGCCGGCTCCCTTTGCGGTAAAGCGCTGGGCAAGGAGCGTAGCAGCACGATCGGTACGGAAAAGGCGAGCAACTGGGCCCTGCAGGAGATGTCCAAAGCGCAGTTCATCAACGAGCTCACCAGCGAGCAACCTTTCGTACCGGCCTATTTCCCGTACGATGTAGCCATGAACCTTAAAGGTGCAGAAGGATTGACCACCGCGTTACGACAGGTCCCGATGGCCGCAGTAGAAGTGGATACAGACAAAGGCCTCACCATCATCGACGCCCGTCCCGCAAAGCTGTTCAAACAAGGCTACCTGGCCGGGGCTATCAACCTGCAGGACGGTAACGGCTTCGAAACCTGGCTGGGTACACTGGTAAAGCCCTGCACAGAGTTTTACCTGGTGGCAGAATCCCGCGAAAAGTTACAGGCGCTCGCCGCCCGCGCCGCCAAGATCGGGTACGAACCTTTCATCCGCCAGGCATTTGTGTTGCAGCCGCCCGCTCACATGGAGCCGCTCGACATTGAGCACCTGCAGGAAAACGAAAACGACTACACGATCGTGGATGTGCGCAACGCCTCGGAAGCCGCCACGCAGCCCATCTTCCTGAATGCCATCAATATCCCGTTAAGTGAACTGCCCGACCGGGTAGGCCTCATCCCCGCCGGAAAACCGGTGGTGGTGCATTGCGCCGCCGGTTACCGCAGTGCGGCCGGCAGCAGTATCATTGCTAATGCTTTACGTAGTAAAACAGTGGTATACGATCTTGGGGAAGCAATTAAGCAATTTAGCGCCCCTGTGTTACAGTAA
- a CDS encoding AAA domain-containing protein: protein MTQTFRQFLMTAFEHGDYTTDDVIASVLPLFRTVLKIHEDQLVAPFGREEALIANGQELSINAEMAGVPQFNLPAINALTRTQSPHFEVVDKLKVTDEQTVSLRIQTDVQQAVKHPAYIPGYESYEMLLDHHDEQTDIFCLGLVLGSIAMGLDLYDDKELQLFVTHRSHPSRYKQRIHPAIGTLIAEMTELDRHKRTQDLYEAIHRLEHYRDFDPEKQIDLAEVAGWGQTPRNDRNAFILNKLRNRLFDTSRRNRLLYYKSNARFVNLTISSVPMVLHYQSIRPQLLFTWNDDIAANVKDMKDMSLNKYLRFDDHPYLPAALNKIRVEAQHDIQEFGFSQLKLVIAFLNWHNLRDEADERIQSPLLLIPVELKKKKSVTEDQYMLKVTANEAEVNPVLANFLHELYGIKLPDFIDLDDMSLQQFYQLLQVQIEGANRGIVLQYADKPRINLVYKEARQTVNQYLKRLNKPGLPPDTTAVATVTAEAAPQLITDPVSEKEMFTMAESESNPYRWDFDVCNIVLGNFNYKKMSLVRDYNSVMEQDVTHEVFTQLFSAQPRPLQNSAPDAPPPDRWFHVINADPTQARAISQARTGESYIIQGPPGTGKSQTITNLLADFVARGKTVLFVCEKRAALDVVYHRLKQQGLDELCCYIHDSQGDKRSFIRNLKATYEDFLQKKMDLHSINLKRSALLHNMQEQVQLLEQYHNINAGEQDLAGVTVHRLIEKVIAMRPLLQQLQPKDEEQLPHYQQWLQFGQVVEQLGKALEDSGASPAFAEHPVSHLNEQVFSSPQPHALLEQLLAQTQQLLDAVIQVVQQNQVDAAYAGSIEGIRQLVLHATLLQPLAETGNLGLVDPANAAAQQFDQQVTQYKLAQQSQAAIAAQNGHWKRKFNQQDTLHALEVAREQEDAFLRFLNGTWRQLKAQLEDSYDFSQHAVKPAYSAVLAQLKSEYDATERVNELYRQLQQQYRIDNLDMTRLAIERMRLKLDDRSLQYLLQHPDANKLVKQLAGLHEILNKLDQQLRQCLADPTRPSVQELLDDLENISINADSLDDLLPALGNYVNMPDGMKQAVRRMPFTPDQLEANMAHKTLRHIYQYNKSFANTDSLAIEKAVGEIRHCYKQLLKLNADCIRANIRQQFQHHVDISNRALSQLQEDEQAFKKSYMEGRRILENEFAKSMRYKSIRELAEKESGLVLKDLKPVWLMSPLSVSDSLPLDISFFDAVIFDEASQITLEEGVPTLYRAPQAIIVGDEKQMPPTDFFAAKTGDPDDLEVNDDDEDDDILSADADSLLVQGARKMQSVMLGWHYRSLYETLISYSNHAFYDASLLTIPDRSIHHLEKTAIESKSPEDAAAHTAALFDRSISYHFITHGQYVKRSNAGEAAYIAEMIRALLQQQTRESIGIVAFSQEQQKAIEAALEALAAKDKQFAQLLEEAQERTDDDQFTGLFVKNLENVQGDERDIMILSICYAPDKRGKMAMNFGPINKKGGEKRLNVIFSRARKHMAVVASIKHSQITNEYNAGANYFKRFLHYAENVSSGNMQQARQILDGLLPQRFVHKQRTGEAVIRQQVRHQLEQRGFTVAEQVGQSGFRCSLAVKITPDDPAYTLSIIIDDETYYSNPDVIEQYYQRPALLENAGWRTMTVFAKDWLHQPQRVMDSILKKLQHIKEEVVATPVTPQSLFPDVAPVATVGAYDALTFRRFTQTGRFWEVATDGAKLIIRSGKNGAKGQLQVKTLASSQAAVAGLEKLVEDKVKEGWQELSE from the coding sequence ATGACACAAACATTCAGGCAATTTTTGATGACGGCTTTTGAACACGGGGATTACACGACAGATGATGTGATAGCCAGTGTGTTACCGCTGTTCCGTACGGTTTTGAAGATCCATGAAGACCAGCTCGTCGCCCCTTTCGGGCGGGAGGAAGCGTTGATTGCCAACGGGCAGGAACTTTCCATTAACGCAGAAATGGCCGGCGTGCCGCAGTTTAACCTGCCTGCTATTAACGCCCTCACGCGTACGCAATCGCCTCATTTTGAAGTGGTAGATAAACTGAAAGTGACCGACGAACAAACGGTGAGTCTTCGCATACAAACGGATGTACAGCAAGCGGTGAAACACCCGGCATACATTCCAGGTTACGAGAGTTATGAAATGCTGCTGGACCATCATGACGAACAGACCGATATTTTCTGTCTGGGCCTTGTATTGGGCAGCATTGCGATGGGGCTGGACCTTTATGACGATAAAGAACTGCAGCTCTTCGTCACGCACCGCTCCCATCCCTCCCGCTATAAACAACGTATACATCCCGCTATCGGCACGCTGATCGCGGAAATGACGGAGCTGGACCGCCATAAACGCACGCAGGATTTGTACGAAGCAATTCACCGGCTGGAGCATTACCGCGACTTTGATCCTGAAAAACAGATCGACCTGGCGGAAGTAGCCGGCTGGGGACAAACGCCGCGCAACGATCGCAATGCGTTTATCCTCAACAAACTTCGTAACCGCCTGTTCGATACAAGCCGCCGTAACCGCCTGCTGTACTATAAATCGAACGCCCGTTTCGTGAACCTCACCATCAGCAGCGTGCCGATGGTGTTGCATTACCAGAGTATTCGTCCGCAACTGCTGTTCACCTGGAACGACGATATCGCCGCGAATGTGAAGGACATGAAGGATATGTCGCTCAACAAATACCTGCGGTTCGACGATCATCCTTACCTGCCGGCGGCGTTGAACAAGATTCGTGTGGAAGCGCAACATGACATACAGGAATTTGGGTTCAGCCAGCTGAAACTGGTGATCGCCTTCCTGAACTGGCATAACCTGCGCGATGAGGCGGACGAGCGCATACAAAGTCCGCTGCTCCTCATCCCGGTGGAATTGAAAAAGAAAAAGAGCGTTACCGAAGATCAGTATATGCTGAAAGTAACGGCCAATGAAGCGGAGGTAAATCCCGTGCTGGCCAACTTCCTGCATGAATTGTATGGCATTAAACTGCCCGATTTTATTGACCTTGACGACATGAGCCTGCAACAGTTTTACCAGTTGCTGCAAGTACAGATAGAGGGTGCCAACCGTGGTATCGTGCTGCAATACGCCGATAAACCACGCATCAACCTCGTTTACAAAGAAGCACGTCAAACCGTTAACCAATACCTGAAAAGGCTGAATAAACCTGGCTTGCCGCCCGACACGACGGCCGTAGCCACAGTGACCGCCGAAGCGGCACCGCAGCTGATTACCGATCCCGTATCGGAGAAGGAAATGTTTACCATGGCCGAATCGGAAAGTAATCCGTACCGCTGGGACTTCGACGTATGTAACATCGTGCTGGGCAATTTCAATTATAAGAAAATGAGCCTCGTACGCGATTACAACAGCGTGATGGAACAGGATGTGACGCACGAAGTGTTTACACAACTGTTCAGCGCACAACCCAGGCCATTGCAGAACAGCGCTCCCGACGCGCCGCCGCCCGACCGGTGGTTCCATGTAATCAATGCCGATCCTACACAGGCGCGGGCGATATCGCAGGCGCGTACCGGTGAAAGTTATATCATACAAGGCCCTCCGGGAACCGGTAAAAGTCAGACCATCACCAACCTGCTGGCCGACTTTGTAGCGAGGGGCAAAACCGTGTTGTTCGTATGTGAAAAACGTGCCGCGCTGGACGTGGTATACCATCGCCTGAAGCAACAGGGGCTGGATGAATTGTGTTGTTATATTCATGATAGTCAGGGTGACAAACGTTCCTTTATCCGCAACCTGAAAGCGACCTACGAAGATTTCCTCCAGAAGAAGATGGACCTGCACAGCATCAACCTGAAACGGAGTGCGTTACTGCACAACATGCAGGAACAGGTGCAGCTGCTGGAACAATACCATAACATCAACGCCGGGGAGCAAGACCTGGCAGGCGTTACGGTGCATCGCCTTATTGAAAAGGTAATTGCGATGCGCCCTTTATTGCAGCAACTGCAGCCAAAGGACGAGGAGCAATTACCGCATTACCAGCAATGGCTGCAGTTTGGACAGGTGGTGGAGCAACTGGGAAAAGCGCTGGAAGACAGCGGCGCCTCGCCCGCTTTTGCGGAACATCCGGTGAGCCATCTGAACGAACAAGTGTTCAGTTCACCGCAGCCGCACGCGCTGCTGGAACAGCTGCTGGCGCAAACCCAACAACTGCTGGATGCGGTGATACAAGTGGTGCAACAGAACCAGGTGGATGCGGCATATGCGGGCAGTATAGAAGGCATCCGGCAACTGGTGCTGCACGCGACGCTGTTACAGCCGCTGGCCGAAACAGGCAACCTTGGGCTGGTGGATCCTGCCAACGCGGCTGCGCAACAATTCGACCAACAAGTAACACAATATAAATTAGCACAACAATCGCAGGCCGCTATTGCTGCGCAGAACGGCCACTGGAAACGTAAGTTTAACCAGCAGGATACCCTGCATGCGCTGGAAGTGGCAAGGGAACAGGAAGATGCGTTCCTCCGTTTCCTCAACGGCACGTGGCGGCAACTGAAGGCGCAGCTGGAAGATAGCTACGACTTTTCGCAACATGCCGTGAAACCAGCTTACAGTGCGGTGTTAGCGCAGCTCAAATCAGAGTATGATGCAACGGAAAGGGTGAATGAGTTGTACAGGCAGCTACAACAGCAATACCGCATTGACAACCTCGATATGACACGCCTCGCGATAGAGCGGATGCGCCTGAAACTGGACGATCGCAGCCTGCAATACCTGCTGCAACATCCGGACGCGAACAAGCTGGTGAAACAACTGGCAGGTCTGCACGAAATACTCAACAAACTCGACCAGCAATTACGCCAATGCCTTGCCGATCCAACGCGCCCGTCTGTACAGGAACTGCTGGACGACCTGGAGAACATCAGTATCAATGCCGATTCGCTCGACGACTTGCTGCCCGCGCTGGGAAACTATGTGAACATGCCCGACGGCATGAAACAAGCCGTACGCCGCATGCCGTTCACACCCGATCAGCTGGAGGCGAACATGGCGCACAAAACACTGCGACACATTTATCAATACAATAAAAGTTTTGCCAATACCGATAGCCTGGCGATTGAGAAGGCGGTAGGAGAAATCAGGCATTGTTACAAACAACTGCTGAAACTCAACGCCGACTGCATCCGTGCAAACATACGCCAGCAGTTCCAGCATCACGTGGACATTAGTAATCGCGCGTTATCGCAGTTGCAGGAAGATGAGCAGGCGTTTAAGAAATCGTACATGGAAGGCCGCCGTATCCTGGAGAACGAGTTCGCTAAAAGTATGCGGTACAAAAGCATCCGTGAGCTGGCAGAAAAAGAGAGTGGCTTAGTGCTAAAAGACCTGAAACCCGTTTGGTTGATGAGTCCTTTAAGCGTGAGTGACAGTCTGCCCCTGGACATCTCCTTCTTCGACGCCGTGATATTCGACGAAGCCAGCCAGATCACCCTGGAAGAAGGCGTACCTACCCTCTATCGTGCGCCACAGGCCATTATCGTAGGGGATGAAAAACAAATGCCACCGACAGACTTCTTTGCCGCTAAAACCGGCGATCCGGACGACCTGGAGGTGAACGACGATGATGAGGACGACGACATACTGAGCGCCGATGCCGACAGCCTGCTCGTACAGGGTGCACGTAAGATGCAAAGTGTGATGCTCGGCTGGCATTATCGCAGTCTGTACGAAACCCTGATCAGCTACAGCAACCACGCTTTTTACGATGCAAGCCTGCTCACCATCCCCGACCGATCTATTCATCATCTCGAAAAAACCGCGATAGAAAGTAAGTCGCCCGAAGATGCCGCAGCCCACACCGCCGCGTTGTTCGACCGCAGCATCAGTTACCACTTCATTACACATGGTCAGTATGTGAAACGCAGCAACGCCGGCGAGGCTGCCTACATTGCAGAAATGATACGCGCTTTGCTGCAACAGCAAACCCGCGAGAGCATTGGCATTGTGGCCTTTAGCCAGGAGCAGCAGAAAGCCATTGAAGCCGCGCTGGAAGCGCTTGCCGCGAAGGACAAACAATTTGCACAACTGCTCGAAGAAGCGCAGGAACGGACCGACGACGACCAGTTCACCGGCCTGTTCGTAAAGAACCTGGAGAACGTGCAGGGCGATGAGCGTGACATCATGATCCTTAGCATCTGTTACGCGCCGGACAAACGTGGTAAAATGGCCATGAACTTTGGTCCGATCAATAAAAAAGGTGGCGAGAAGCGACTGAACGTAATTTTCAGCCGTGCGCGCAAACATATGGCCGTGGTGGCGAGCATCAAACACAGCCAGATTACCAATGAATACAACGCCGGCGCCAACTATTTTAAACGCTTCCTGCATTATGCGGAGAACGTAAGCAGCGGCAACATGCAGCAGGCGCGCCAGATACTCGACGGGTTGTTACCACAACGTTTCGTACACAAGCAACGTACAGGCGAAGCCGTTATACGTCAGCAGGTACGCCATCAACTCGAGCAGCGCGGCTTTACCGTAGCCGAGCAAGTGGGCCAGTCGGGCTTCCGTTGCTCGCTCGCCGTGAAGATCACACCCGATGATCCTGCGTACACATTGAGCATTATCATTGATGATGAAACCTATTACAGCAATCCCGATGTGATCGAACAATACTACCAACGCCCTGCCCTGCTGGAAAACGCAGGCTGGCGTACAATGACCGTGTTTGCGAAAGACTGGCTGCACCAGCCGCAGCGGGTGATGGACAGCATTTTGAAAAAGCTGCAGCATATTAAGGAAGAAGTGGTGGCCACCCCGGTTACGCCGCAAAGCCTGTTCCCGGACGTGGCGCCCGTGGCTACAGTGGGCGCTTATGATGCGTTAACGTTCCGTCGGTTTACACAGACCGGCCGTTTCTGGGAAGTTGCCACCGATGGCGCGAAACTGATTATCCGAAGTGGCAAAAACGGCGCGAAAGGGCAATTGCAGGTGAAGACGCTTGCGAGCTCACAGGCGGCCGTGGCGGGTTTGGAGAAGCTGGTGGAGGATAAAGTGAAGGAAGGTTGGCAGGAATTGAGCGAGTAG
- a CDS encoding ABC transporter ATP-binding protein: MEQAAKKPRITTSGLKKLTRLYQYAKPYRWQFSLGLLLLFLSSSATLLFPAMLGRLVNAGMGVTAVSQINQTALILVGLLVAQATFSFFRINIFVNVTEKTLASLRQATYAHLIRLPMKFFSERRVGELNSRISADISQLQSTFTTSLAELIRQLIMIIGGIVLLLLTSWKLTVFMLAIIPVICVVAVVFGKSVRKFSKQAQGQVADSNTIVEETLQGIFNVKAFANELFEINRYKKKTDEVARTGMRVGKYQGVFASFIILGLFGAMVAVIWRGALLMASGDLLIGPLFSFVVYTGFIGGSISGLADIYSSLQKSIGATENLLEILDEPIEPIELEGGIKQPITGEVAFHNVSFRYPSRKDISVLHDINFEAQAGWQVALVGPSGAGKSTVVSLLLRFYDLEAGQITFDGQPAASFDLSDLRRQMAVVPQDVFLFGGTIRENIAYGDTSAPEAAIIDAAKKANAWDFIQGFPEGLDTVVGERGVQLSGGQRQRIAIARAVLKDPKILILDEATSALDSESERLVQDALEKLMKGRTSIVIAHRLSTIRNSDLILVMDKGTIVEGGTHEELMMKDEGLYKGLGELQFLG, from the coding sequence ATGGAACAAGCCGCTAAGAAACCACGCATCACTACCTCGGGATTAAAGAAACTAACCAGGTTATATCAATACGCAAAGCCTTACCGGTGGCAGTTCTCACTGGGATTATTATTGTTATTTCTCTCCAGTTCGGCCACGCTCCTGTTCCCGGCTATGCTGGGCAGGCTCGTAAATGCAGGCATGGGTGTAACTGCGGTTTCGCAAATTAACCAGACGGCACTGATACTCGTGGGCTTACTCGTAGCACAGGCGACCTTTTCCTTTTTCAGGATCAACATATTCGTGAACGTAACAGAGAAAACCCTGGCATCACTCAGGCAGGCGACCTACGCGCACCTGATCCGTCTACCGATGAAATTTTTCTCCGAACGCCGCGTGGGCGAGTTGAACAGCCGCATCTCTGCAGACATATCTCAGTTACAGAGCACCTTTACCACCAGCCTGGCAGAACTGATCCGTCAGCTCATTATGATCATCGGCGGCATTGTACTGCTGCTGCTCACCAGCTGGAAGCTCACGGTTTTCATGCTGGCGATCATCCCCGTGATTTGCGTAGTGGCGGTGGTATTCGGTAAGTCGGTTCGTAAGTTCTCGAAACAGGCACAGGGACAAGTAGCAGATTCAAACACGATCGTGGAGGAAACGCTGCAGGGCATCTTTAACGTGAAAGCCTTTGCTAACGAGCTGTTCGAGATCAACCGATATAAAAAGAAAACTGACGAAGTAGCCCGTACCGGCATGCGCGTTGGTAAGTATCAAGGCGTATTTGCCTCCTTCATCATCCTCGGCCTGTTCGGTGCAATGGTGGCGGTGATCTGGCGCGGCGCCTTACTGATGGCGAGTGGCGACCTGCTCATCGGCCCGCTGTTTAGTTTCGTTGTATACACCGGCTTTATCGGCGGTTCTATCAGCGGATTGGCCGACATCTACTCCAGCCTGCAGAAAAGCATCGGTGCTACTGAAAACTTATTAGAGATACTTGACGAACCCATCGAACCGATAGAACTGGAAGGTGGCATCAAACAGCCGATCACAGGCGAAGTAGCATTCCATAACGTAAGCTTCCGCTACCCGAGTCGTAAAGACATTTCCGTACTACATGATATTAATTTCGAAGCGCAGGCCGGCTGGCAGGTGGCCCTTGTAGGCCCCAGTGGCGCGGGTAAGTCGACCGTGGTATCGCTGTTACTCCGCTTCTACGACCTCGAAGCCGGTCAGATTACGTTTGACGGACAGCCCGCTGCCAGCTTCGACTTGAGCGATCTTCGCCGACAGATGGCCGTGGTGCCGCAGGATGTGTTCCTGTTCGGCGGTACAATCCGCGAAAACATTGCCTATGGCGACACATCTGCGCCCGAAGCTGCTATTATCGATGCCGCTAAAAAGGCCAATGCATGGGATTTTATTCAAGGTTTCCCTGAAGGATTGGATACCGTAGTGGGTGAACGTGGCGTACAACTCTCCGGTGGCCAGCGTCAACGTATTGCCATTGCCCGTGCAGTGTTGAAAGACCCGAAAATATTAATTCTCGACGAAGCCACATCTGCCCTCGACTCCGAATCAGAACGTTTGGTGCAGGACGCGCTCGAAAAACTCATGAAAGGCCGCACCAGCATTGTGATCGCCCACCGCCTCAGTACCATTCGCAACTCCGACCTCATTCTCGTCATGGACAAAGGTACCATCGTTGAAGGCGGCACGCATGAAGAGCTGATGATGAAGGACGAGGGTTTGTATAAGGGGCTCGGGGAGTTGCAATTTTTAGGGTAA